GCATGGTAGCCAACTTTGTTGATGGGCACGGCGAACCGTGCCCTAAATTGCTGATTCTAAACCAACTTAGAAGCGGAATGTTGCCGTCGCAACAACCTGACGCTCTGCGCCCCAGAAGCAACCGTAAGTGGCGAAGCAGCTGGCAACGTATTCACGATCAAGCAGGTTGTTCACGTTTACCGCAACACTTGAACCATTCATACCGAAGCGGCCAAGGTCATATTTAACCACTGCATCCAGCACCGCAGCACTACCCACTTTGAAGCTGTTCGCCGGGTCGCCGTAGCTGGAACCGATGAAGCGACCGCCAGTACCGATAGTCAGACCGGTCAGCGCACCTTCATTGAAGGTGTAATCACCCCACAGTGAAGCCATATGCTCTGGCACCTGCTCAGGCGTATTGCCTTTGAAAGTGGTGTCGGTGGTGTATTCCGCATCGGTGTAGGTGTAAGACGCTGTGACGTTAATGTTGGCATTAACCGCCGCTTTCGCTTCAAGTTCTACGCCACGAGAACGAATTTCGCCGCCCTGAATGGAGGAGAAACCGTGGGAAGTATCAGGATCGGACATCAGGTTATCAGACTTGGTGAGCTGATAAACCGCACCGGTAATGACCACCGCCATATCCTTCGGCACATACTTCACGCCCGCTTCGTACTGACGGCCTTTAGAAGGTTTGAAGGTGTTGCCGTAAAAATCCGCACCTGAGTTTGGTTCGAAAGATTCACTGTAGCTAATGTATGGCGATACACCGTTATCGAACAGATAGTTCAGACCTGCACGGCCAGTGAATTCGCTGTCGTCACGCTCGGTGAAGTTATTCGCCTGGTACGCGAGAGTAGATTGCTTGAGCCAATCGTAACGGCCACCTACAGTCAGAACAAACTTGTTCCACTCCGCCTGATCCTGAATGTAGATACCGGTCTGTTTCTGTTTGTTTTGCTGATACGGATCCGCATCGCCAAAATCGTAGTTTTCATAGACTGGGTTATACAAATCCAGCGGAGGCGCGCTGCCAAAGGTAGCGTTCACATCGTTACGCATTTGCTGGAAATCCACACCTGTCAGCAAGGTATGTGCAATTTCGCCAGTTGCAAAGTTGCTCTGCAACTGGGTATCAACCGCAAAGTTGTGCAGTTTTTCGTTATCCACAACGGTACCACGAGTCAACATATGACCCGTTGAATCTACGCCTGTCCCGTAAACGCTTTTCTGATTGGTTTTGGAGTCAACATAACGCAGGTTCTGACGCACGGTGAAAGTGTCGTTGAACTCATGGTCAAAGCTGTAACCGACCATTTTATGGGACAACGAGTAGGTGTTATTTGGCACACCTTCGTTGAAGTTAGTCGGCAAGCGCGAACCATCTGGCAACGGCTCAACGGTGCCTTCTTTAGGCAACCAACCGTAATAACCGGTTTCTGGGGTGTCTTGCAGATTAGCTAAGAAAGTGAAATTGGTTTTATCGTC
The nucleotide sequence above comes from Buttiauxella selenatireducens. Encoded proteins:
- the fhuA gene encoding ferrichrome porin FhuA produces the protein MARLRTGQPVNTSIRKLAFFVAAAVSGVSAPSFAADSTATKEDTITVSASAADESAWGPSPTIAAKRTATATKTDTPIEKTPQSISVVTREEMDTHQPASVKEALGYTPGITVSTRGSSDTYDAVKIRGFGSVNQNNYLDGLKLQGDFYNEVIIDPYMLERVELMRGPTSVLYGKSSPGGIITMVSKRPTTEPLKEVQFKMGTNNLWQTGFDFSDSLDDAGEYSYRLTGVARSNDDQQQFSKQKRYAIAPSFSWRPDDKTNFTFLANLQDTPETGYYGWLPKEGTVEPLPDGSRLPTNFNEGVPNNTYSLSHKMVGYSFDHEFNDTFTVRQNLRYVDSKTNQKSVYGTGVDSTGHMLTRGTVVDNEKLHNFAVDTQLQSNFATGEIAHTLLTGVDFQQMRNDVNATFGSAPPLDLYNPVYENYDFGDADPYQQNKQKQTGIYIQDQAEWNKFVLTVGGRYDWLKQSTLAYQANNFTERDDSEFTGRAGLNYLFDNGVSPYISYSESFEPNSGADFYGNTFKPSKGRQYEAGVKYVPKDMAVVITGAVYQLTKSDNLMSDPDTSHGFSSIQGGEIRSRGVELEAKAAVNANINVTASYTYTDAEYTTDTTFKGNTPEQVPEHMASLWGDYTFNEGALTGLTIGTGGRFIGSSYGDPANSFKVGSAAVLDAVVKYDLGRFGMNGSSVAVNVNNLLDREYVASCFATYGCFWGAERQVVATATFRF